Proteins encoded in a region of the Dendropsophus ebraccatus isolate aDenEbr1 chromosome 11, aDenEbr1.pat, whole genome shotgun sequence genome:
- the ETV7 gene encoding transcription factor ETV7 isoform X1 — MSKLGTDQTASDHQEGTKTITPPIPTLSPHLKQDVLDHCHSHCSFTEEEICKVPGSLRIHPSLWSKDDVIQWLRWAKEEYSLEKTDDSKFVMNGRALCILTKFDFKARSPSSGDVLYELLQCIKNHRQGLVRHSFFSQCIGNGDDLQYETCLNTAENSQLSSKTIHMSAATESDGQDVPLNLSQRTQATQTKETMAKDSNGLDGKIKGCRFLWDYLHKLLDDKRYESSIRWEDKELKIFRVVDPNKLAQFWGNHKNRPNMTYEKMSRALRQYYKINLLKKESGKKLSFRFLRSPRERHAAENTLASKDPRDSNEDVVAVSS, encoded by the exons GAGGGAACAAAGACAATCACTCCACCAATCCCTACACTGTCTCCTCATCTCAAGCAGGATGTACTTGACCATTGCCACTCACATTGTTCCTTTACTGAAGAGGAGATATGCAAAGTTCCTGGAAGTCTCA GAATACATCCATCCCTATGGAGCAAAGACGATGTTATTCAATGGCTACGATGGGCAAAGGAAGAGTACTCCCTAGAGAAAACAGATGACAGCAAGTTTGTAATGAACGGAAGAGCTCTGTGCATTCTTACTAAGTTTGATTTTAAAGCTCGTTCTCCTAGTTCAG GTGATGTTTTGTATGAATTACTACAGTGCATTAAGAACCACAGGCAGGGACTAGTAAGGCATTCTTTCTTCAGCCAGTGTATAGGAAATGGTGATGATCTGCAATATGAGACCTGCTTGAATACAG CAGAAAATTCTCAATTATCTTCAAAAACAATACATATGTCTGCTGCCACAGAGAGTGATGGCCAAGACGTACCTCTCAATCTTTCTCAGAGGACACAAGCAACACAAACCAAAGAGACCATGGCGAAAGACAGTAACGGTctggatggaaaaataaaag GTTGCAGGTTCCTGTGGGATTATCTGCACAAACTTCTGGATGACAAGCGCTATGAATCATCCATCAGGTGGGAAGATAAAGAATTAAAAATCTTCAGAGTGGTGGATCCAAACAAGCTGGCCCAGTTCTGGGGTAATCATAAG AACCGTCCAAACATGACCTATGAGAAGATGTCCAGAGCCTTGCGACAGTACTACAAAATAAACCTATTAAAAAAAGAATCTGGAAAAAAGCTAAGTTTCAG GTTTCTGAGGTCACCTAGAGAAAGACACGCAGCAGAGAACACACTGGCATCAAAAGACCCGCGGGACTCTAATGAGGATGTCGTTGCTGTttcatcataa
- the ETV7 gene encoding transcription factor ETV7 isoform X2, with protein MSKLGTDQTASDHQEGTKTITPPIPTLSPHLKQDVLDHCHSHCSFTEEEICKVPGSLRIHPSLWSKDDVIQWLRWAKEEYSLEKTDDSKFVMNGRALCILTKFDFKARSPSSGDVLYELLQCIKNHRQGLVRHSFFSQCIGNGDDLQYETCLNTENSQLSSKTIHMSAATESDGQDVPLNLSQRTQATQTKETMAKDSNGLDGKIKGCRFLWDYLHKLLDDKRYESSIRWEDKELKIFRVVDPNKLAQFWGNHKNRPNMTYEKMSRALRQYYKINLLKKESGKKLSFRFLRSPRERHAAENTLASKDPRDSNEDVVAVSS; from the exons GAGGGAACAAAGACAATCACTCCACCAATCCCTACACTGTCTCCTCATCTCAAGCAGGATGTACTTGACCATTGCCACTCACATTGTTCCTTTACTGAAGAGGAGATATGCAAAGTTCCTGGAAGTCTCA GAATACATCCATCCCTATGGAGCAAAGACGATGTTATTCAATGGCTACGATGGGCAAAGGAAGAGTACTCCCTAGAGAAAACAGATGACAGCAAGTTTGTAATGAACGGAAGAGCTCTGTGCATTCTTACTAAGTTTGATTTTAAAGCTCGTTCTCCTAGTTCAG GTGATGTTTTGTATGAATTACTACAGTGCATTAAGAACCACAGGCAGGGACTAGTAAGGCATTCTTTCTTCAGCCAGTGTATAGGAAATGGTGATGATCTGCAATATGAGACCTGCTTGAATACAG AAAATTCTCAATTATCTTCAAAAACAATACATATGTCTGCTGCCACAGAGAGTGATGGCCAAGACGTACCTCTCAATCTTTCTCAGAGGACACAAGCAACACAAACCAAAGAGACCATGGCGAAAGACAGTAACGGTctggatggaaaaataaaag GTTGCAGGTTCCTGTGGGATTATCTGCACAAACTTCTGGATGACAAGCGCTATGAATCATCCATCAGGTGGGAAGATAAAGAATTAAAAATCTTCAGAGTGGTGGATCCAAACAAGCTGGCCCAGTTCTGGGGTAATCATAAG AACCGTCCAAACATGACCTATGAGAAGATGTCCAGAGCCTTGCGACAGTACTACAAAATAAACCTATTAAAAAAAGAATCTGGAAAAAAGCTAAGTTTCAG GTTTCTGAGGTCACCTAGAGAAAGACACGCAGCAGAGAACACACTGGCATCAAAAGACCCGCGGGACTCTAATGAGGATGTCGTTGCTGTttcatcataa
- the ETV7 gene encoding transcription factor ETV7 isoform X3, whose protein sequence is MSKLGTDQTASDHQEGTKTITPPIPTLSPHLKQDVLDHCHSHCSFTEEEICKVPGSLRIHPSLWSKDDVIQWLRWAKEEYSLEKTDDSKFVMNGRALCILTKFDFKARSPSSGDVLYELLQCIKNHRQGLVRHSFFSQCIGNGDDLQYETCLNTESDGQDVPLNLSQRTQATQTKETMAKDSNGLDGKIKGCRFLWDYLHKLLDDKRYESSIRWEDKELKIFRVVDPNKLAQFWGNHKNRPNMTYEKMSRALRQYYKINLLKKESGKKLSFRFLRSPRERHAAENTLASKDPRDSNEDVVAVSS, encoded by the exons GAGGGAACAAAGACAATCACTCCACCAATCCCTACACTGTCTCCTCATCTCAAGCAGGATGTACTTGACCATTGCCACTCACATTGTTCCTTTACTGAAGAGGAGATATGCAAAGTTCCTGGAAGTCTCA GAATACATCCATCCCTATGGAGCAAAGACGATGTTATTCAATGGCTACGATGGGCAAAGGAAGAGTACTCCCTAGAGAAAACAGATGACAGCAAGTTTGTAATGAACGGAAGAGCTCTGTGCATTCTTACTAAGTTTGATTTTAAAGCTCGTTCTCCTAGTTCAG GTGATGTTTTGTATGAATTACTACAGTGCATTAAGAACCACAGGCAGGGACTAGTAAGGCATTCTTTCTTCAGCCAGTGTATAGGAAATGGTGATGATCTGCAATATGAGACCTGCTTGAATACAG AGAGTGATGGCCAAGACGTACCTCTCAATCTTTCTCAGAGGACACAAGCAACACAAACCAAAGAGACCATGGCGAAAGACAGTAACGGTctggatggaaaaataaaag GTTGCAGGTTCCTGTGGGATTATCTGCACAAACTTCTGGATGACAAGCGCTATGAATCATCCATCAGGTGGGAAGATAAAGAATTAAAAATCTTCAGAGTGGTGGATCCAAACAAGCTGGCCCAGTTCTGGGGTAATCATAAG AACCGTCCAAACATGACCTATGAGAAGATGTCCAGAGCCTTGCGACAGTACTACAAAATAAACCTATTAAAAAAAGAATCTGGAAAAAAGCTAAGTTTCAG GTTTCTGAGGTCACCTAGAGAAAGACACGCAGCAGAGAACACACTGGCATCAAAAGACCCGCGGGACTCTAATGAGGATGTCGTTGCTGTttcatcataa